Part of the Dysgonomonadaceae bacterium PH5-43 genome, AAATTCTTTGTTGATAACTTCGATAGAAGCAACTATTTCTTGTATAAAAGAAATGCCTGTCCGTTCGGATATTCCCATGCCCGCTGACCCTGTAATACCGATAGCAAATGTGGAATCGGGGAACAGAGATTGTATTTTATTCAGTTCTTCTATAAAGATGGTATTGAAATCGGCTTTGTGTCGCCTGTAAACCTTGTAAATTATTTCATTCAAATAATTCAGTACAATTACTTTTAGCGTAGTGGAACCAACATCGATTCCTATTCTACAAAAATTGATTGTTTTCATGATGATGTTATTTAATCGTTCGTTTAATTTATAAGCAAAAAAATTTAGACCTTTTGTTTTGACGTTGTTGTCTATCTGTTTTAATCGTTCGTTTAAATCGAGGACAAAAAAAATTATGGTTTTAGACTGGTCATGATAAAATCAACCACATATTTTTTATGTGATTTGAGTATTTTATTATATTCTGTGTCCGATTTACAAGCGACTCGATTTGCTACTCCTCTGAATACAAAAGGGAATACGCATAAAGATACTACATTGAGTAATATATCGATATTTGGAATATCTTTGATTGTCCCATTTCCTTTTTCTATCTCTAATTTTTCCATAAACCGAGTAAATATTTTTTCAGGATTACGCTTCAAGATCTTTTCGATAAGCACATCGGGACTTTGATTAATTTCATTCAATATAAACATAGGTATTTGTGGATATTGCGGCAATAGTTCGTAGTAAGTATCAACCCATGCCTCTATCATTTCATAAAAAGACTTATCTGATTCAGCAATTGTAAACATACGTTTTATTAATATGTCGAATGCTTCATTGAAAATGATTTCGAAAAGATTGTATTTTGATTCGTAATAGTATTTTATATGGGCGACATTTGCACCCGAAGCTGCGGCAATATCACGAATGCTGGTTCCGTTG contains:
- a CDS encoding TetR/AcrR family transcriptional regulator (product_source=KO:K09017; cath_funfam=1.10.10.60; cog=COG1309; ko=KO:K09017; pfam=PF00440; superfamily=46689,48498) — encoded protein: MAKRYSTSNISDRILASARELFIKNGYNGTSIRDIAAASGANVAHIKYYYESKYNLFEIIFNEAFDILIKRMFTIAESDKSFYEMIEAWVDTYYELLPQYPQIPMFILNEINQSPDVLIEKILKRNPEKIFTRFMEKLEIEKGNGTIKDIPNIDILLNVVSLCVFPFVFRGVANRVACKSDTEYNKILKSHKKYVVDFIMTSLKP